One Candidatus Synechococcus calcipolaris G9 genomic window carries:
- a CDS encoding response regulator → MEGRLSDIDLYSLFQSLSLAQRTGELYVDDEAGNVWLLFLYHGRLLYIADRHSQGLERLQDLLYGQGIDWPNLNNDHPLVETTAGSGWPEYECLWWLLQHRNLAQIQTLWRSVIREALFDVASLYRGWFCFRLTAALSPQLASLPLVSLLNDTLVQLREWKKLYPYIRSADQQLDLANATELHRILPESRLKYLENWAGEHLSLRQLSRRLGRDLTSVGKVLSPYLQQGLIQLNSPLPSGYLMPLSPIPLRESPRIVCIDDAATVRQVVELTLKNAGYEATAIAHPLKALSLIFQLNPDLILCDIAMPELDGYDFCTMLRHTPRFRYTPIIMLTSLVGLPDRLRANIAGATDYLSKPFTSTELLTMTRRYIGCANPAHGNSDQILNDVLEQKTSGETLAGQ, encoded by the coding sequence ATGGAAGGCCGTCTCAGCGATATTGATCTTTACAGTTTGTTCCAGAGCCTTTCCCTGGCCCAGCGAACGGGCGAACTCTATGTGGATGATGAAGCCGGGAATGTTTGGCTACTGTTCCTTTACCATGGTCGTTTACTCTACATTGCCGATCGCCATAGTCAAGGTCTAGAGCGGTTACAGGATCTCCTCTATGGCCAAGGGATCGACTGGCCCAACCTCAACAACGATCATCCCCTCGTAGAAACCACCGCTGGCAGTGGTTGGCCGGAGTACGAATGTTTGTGGTGGCTCCTTCAGCATCGGAATTTAGCCCAAATTCAGACCCTATGGCGCAGTGTGATTCGGGAAGCCCTATTTGATGTTGCCTCCCTCTATCGCGGCTGGTTTTGCTTTCGTCTGACCGCTGCCCTTTCGCCCCAACTCGCCAGTTTGCCCCTCGTGAGTTTACTGAACGACACCCTTGTGCAACTGCGGGAATGGAAAAAACTGTATCCCTATATTCGCTCCGCCGATCAGCAACTTGATCTTGCCAACGCCACTGAACTCCACCGCATCCTTCCGGAAAGTCGACTAAAGTACCTCGAAAACTGGGCCGGTGAACATTTAAGCCTACGGCAGTTAAGTCGGCGACTGGGCCGAGATTTAACCAGTGTCGGGAAAGTCCTTTCTCCCTACCTGCAACAGGGACTAATCCAACTCAACTCTCCCCTGCCCAGTGGCTATCTCATGCCCCTATCCCCAATTCCCCTGCGGGAGTCCCCACGGATTGTCTGCATTGATGATGCGGCCACGGTACGACAAGTAGTGGAGTTGACCCTGAAAAATGCCGGTTACGAAGCCACGGCGATCGCCCATCCCCTCAAAGCCCTGAGCTTGATCTTTCAGCTAAATCCCGATCTCATCCTCTGTGACATTGCCATGCCCGAACTTGATGGCTACGACTTTTGCACCATGCTCCGCCATACCCCCCGCTTTCGTTACACCCCCATCATTATGTTAACGAGCCTAGTCGGCTTACCCGATCGCCTGCGAGCCAACATTGCCGGAGCAACGGATTACTTGAGTAAGCCCTTTACGAGTACAGAATTATTAACAATGACCCGTCGCTATATTGGTTGTGCCAATCCTGCCCATGGCAATTCCGACCAAATTCTCAATGACGTGCTAGAACAGAAAACATCTGGTGAAACCCTGGCAGGTCAATAA
- a CDS encoding response regulator transcription factor yields MSTVLVVEDSAPQREMISELLAKSGLEVSIASDGMEAVDLLKDIKPDIVVLDIVMPRMNGYEVCRTIKSDPRTQDVPVVICSSKGEEFDRYWGMKQGADAYITKPFQPKELVGTIKQLLRG; encoded by the coding sequence ATGAGTACTGTGTTAGTCGTTGAAGATAGTGCCCCCCAGCGGGAAATGATTAGTGAACTCCTAGCCAAAAGTGGTTTAGAGGTCTCCATTGCCAGTGATGGGATGGAAGCCGTCGATCTCCTAAAGGATATAAAACCCGATATTGTTGTCCTAGACATTGTGATGCCCCGGATGAATGGCTACGAAGTTTGCCGCACAATCAAGTCAGATCCCCGTACCCAGGATGTTCCCGTTGTGATTTGTAGCTCTAAAGGGGAAGAATTTGATCGCTATTGGGGCATGAAGCAGGGGGCTGATGCGTATATCACAAAGCCCTTTCAACCAAAAGAGTTAGTGGGTACGATTAAACAGCTATTGCGAGGCTAG
- a CDS encoding peptidoglycan D,D-transpeptidase FtsI family protein: MAVGLSSSSESLLRWRLRFVSLFLLTVTSLVVGRLTYLQVVQGPILADKAREQQQQETPPTLARYPISDRRGTLLALDRPVFNLFAHPIQFSEPPEEIAAQVAPLLDVPVSGLEEQLRVAPTGIPIAYDVTESVASQIRNLYLDGLEFNQSWQRIYPQQELMAGIIGYVDREHQGQAGLEFSQNEFFQAPPEQPVLSSDALGQWLPELAPEDPQLLTQGYGIRLSLDSRLQRTARQSLRQQLQKFNAKRGTVIVLNSQTGAILSLVSEPSYNPTHYYRADPALFRNWAISDLYEPGSTFKPINTAIALELRGITPTTVLPDEGRITVGGWPVQNNDFSQVGGRGSLSISQILSYSSNVAMVHMMNRIPARHYYRYLDRLGLNKPIGSDLPFETAAQLKPARQFIDYPIEPATTSFGQGFSLTPLHLAQLLGTIANGGELVVPYTVEGLYDHQGRLKQPLKRPQPRRVFSTSTSRYVLNMMGDVVRSGTGKGAQIPGYRLGGKTGTAQKAIGGTYSNQRITSFAAIFPLESPRYVVLTVVDEPQGDDAYGSTVAIPVVKSVLESLITIEGIPPSHPEELRRSPPQTPSP; the protein is encoded by the coding sequence ATGGCTGTTGGGTTATCCTCTTCATCGGAGTCGTTATTGCGTTGGCGACTGCGGTTTGTCTCTTTATTTCTCCTAACCGTAACCTCATTGGTGGTTGGGCGGCTCACCTATTTGCAGGTGGTTCAGGGCCCGATCTTGGCGGACAAGGCTCGAGAGCAACAGCAGCAGGAAACGCCCCCTACCCTGGCCCGCTATCCCATTAGCGATCGCCGCGGAACCCTGCTAGCCTTGGATCGCCCTGTATTTAACCTGTTTGCCCACCCGATTCAATTCAGTGAACCCCCAGAAGAAATTGCCGCCCAGGTCGCTCCCCTCCTAGATGTCCCCGTATCAGGTCTAGAGGAACAGTTGAGGGTGGCTCCCACCGGTATTCCCATCGCCTACGATGTCACCGAAAGTGTTGCCTCCCAGATTCGCAATTTGTACTTAGATGGTTTGGAGTTTAATCAATCCTGGCAGCGGATCTATCCCCAACAGGAACTCATGGCCGGAATCATTGGCTATGTGGATCGGGAACACCAGGGCCAGGCTGGCTTAGAGTTTAGCCAGAATGAATTTTTCCAGGCTCCACCGGAGCAACCCGTTCTTTCCAGTGATGCCCTGGGGCAGTGGCTACCGGAACTCGCCCCGGAGGATCCCCAACTCCTCACCCAAGGCTACGGGATTCGTTTGTCCCTCGATAGCCGCCTGCAACGCACTGCCCGCCAGTCCCTCCGGCAACAACTTCAGAAGTTTAATGCCAAGCGGGGTACAGTCATTGTTCTCAATAGCCAAACCGGGGCAATTCTGTCCCTCGTCTCCGAACCATCCTATAACCCCACCCATTACTATCGAGCAGATCCCGCCCTATTTCGGAATTGGGCGATCTCTGATTTATACGAGCCGGGATCAACCTTTAAGCCCATTAATACGGCCATTGCCCTAGAGCTAAGGGGCATTACTCCGACCACGGTTTTGCCCGATGAGGGTCGGATTACGGTGGGGGGCTGGCCCGTTCAAAATAATGATTTTAGCCAAGTGGGGGGACGGGGTTCCCTATCCATCTCCCAGATTTTGTCCTATTCCAGTAATGTGGCAATGGTTCACATGATGAATCGAATCCCGGCCCGCCATTACTACCGTTATCTGGATCGCCTTGGCTTAAATAAACCCATTGGCAGTGATCTACCCTTTGAAACCGCTGCCCAACTCAAGCCCGCTCGCCAATTTATTGACTACCCCATTGAACCTGCCACCACCTCCTTTGGCCAGGGTTTTTCTTTGACTCCTCTCCATTTGGCCCAACTCCTCGGGACGATCGCCAATGGGGGCGAATTGGTGGTTCCCTATACCGTAGAGGGTCTTTACGATCACCAGGGTCGGCTAAAACAACCCCTAAAACGGCCCCAACCAAGGCGCGTCTTTTCCACTAGCACCAGCCGCTATGTTCTCAATATGATGGGGGATGTGGTTAGATCGGGCACGGGCAAAGGGGCGCAAATTCCCGGCTATCGCCTCGGGGGAAAAACTGGGACGGCCCAAAAGGCGATCGGCGGCACCTATAGCAACCAGCGGATTACCAGCTTTGCTGCTATTTTTCCCCTAGAGTCTCCCCGCTATGTGGTTTTAACGGTAGTAGATGAGCCCCAAGGGGATGATGCCTATGGCTCCACGGTGGCCATTCCCGTCGTCAAATCTGTCCTTGAGTCCCTGATTACCATAGAAGGGATTCCCCCAAGCCACCCAGAGGAACTGCGGCGATCGCCCCCTCAAACTCCCTCGCCTTAG
- a CDS encoding Npun_F5560 family protein: MTKALSCYPTADPQESPTLFMAEQELMVRDQLVEQLSEELYRLMVQHPELFARFYQARQAETANAELMQTLQEQLRQVEGQITFYQEQINLYQEQMQSRQDEIGQLQDAMQEMGDRNQMLEKVIQEMPEVYRQKFAERLTQVKAKVESLQQENRQLRAELRNMHGLLAAQSRQTMNLPSLPSLQPTRVGLIPSFGNV, from the coding sequence GTGACTAAAGCACTATCCTGTTACCCGACCGCAGACCCCCAGGAATCACCAACACTGTTCATGGCTGAACAGGAGCTAATGGTGCGAGACCAACTGGTGGAACAACTGTCGGAAGAACTTTATCGCTTGATGGTTCAACACCCGGAATTATTTGCTCGTTTTTATCAGGCCCGTCAGGCAGAAACAGCCAACGCTGAGCTAATGCAAACTCTGCAAGAGCAACTTCGGCAGGTGGAAGGTCAAATCACGTTCTATCAAGAGCAAATCAATCTCTACCAAGAGCAAATGCAAAGTCGCCAGGATGAAATTGGCCAACTCCAGGACGCGATGCAGGAAATGGGCGATCGCAACCAAATGTTGGAAAAAGTGATCCAGGAGATGCCCGAGGTTTACCGCCAGAAATTTGCGGAACGACTCACCCAAGTCAAAGCCAAGGTGGAATCCCTGCAACAGGAAAATCGTCAACTCCGGGCCGAACTTCGCAATATGCACGGTCTACTGGCGGCCCAATCTCGCCAAACCATGAACCTGCCCAGCTTGCCCTCCTTGCAACCGACCCGCGTTGGTCTGATCCCCAGTTTTGGGAATGTCTAG
- a CDS encoding methyl-accepting chemotaxis protein: MASTTQHSQEYTKAVSAYVQGQYDQAATITDGLVTTRPDDPNLRLLRGHIYCCQQEYDAAHEEYQRVLTLTTDTELISCANESLAKIQDMVASQPSQDSAESVNTGNGNGSAQWQEDSQTSIQSDYTVLQSNMPADLDLGSPSPADPENAFGDSLEAIDSVGADVSDQELFNFDPQAQFDSTTDPPTGDPFALGHQDLGDLGDLDNLGNFGGADLGAEISFEDPFGDLPELSEEIAVTDQFDDNDDDLTMAMDASPLGSPESSPLDMGSGMGDDDLTIAMGESPLGTDALSADFELDNLEINDLEISDQDQGLFDFGGPESEAGASLDLGSAIAETEVSEESFAGDALFTSETDLLEELPESADILEATPADISDGISDLFAQASEEDHDLDPDFGDAALFPETVAAEEPLAAYGEAEYGEIDEAESLFDDFGGSDHPEAETPLPNLDFEEAGIVAESLSPEQFDQTLIMDENDATMAFGANFPAPSPDTFSVPEEDEAAQALADLPEFDDLDLSNDSFDFDGDDDLTIANPQVQNFDPDTLHQDGGTETFAVLPGELGASEGLADLDFSLDADSPLELEPPEVSQEDLAAEMSAWTNIAEMPEPIGQEASTLGSVVSKPAKSAGGDAASSPSPSATGRDSSASGTGRPSAPSSLGKQNMTTAVTTGVVSALAAGLVGFGLSERPQMPPILLAGAAAGLAGGVASFALGQRNVARMKRCTTDLQAQCNAIIGGDMSAKVPVTSEDEFGQLASSFNQMTESILTVTGDAQKKAEENERQRDDLQRQVIRLLDDVEGAARGDLTVQAEVTADVLGAVADSFNLTIHNLRTIVQQVKVAARQVNRGAADNEAFARSLSSDALRQAEELAVTLNSMQMMTNAIQRVADSAKEANDVARSASETALKGGEAVERTVAGILQIRETVAETTRKVKRLAESSQEIAKIVGVISQIASRTNLLALNASIEAARAGESGRGFAVVADEVRQLADRAAKASKEIEQIVLQIQSETGAVMTAMEEGTQQVIDGTKRAEQAKRSLEDIIQVSSQIDTLVRSITNATVEQTETARSMAQVMQSVELTAQATSQEAQRVSDSLQGLVSVARGLQTSVEKFRVEQTEDQG, from the coding sequence ATGGCATCAACCACTCAACATAGCCAAGAATATACAAAAGCTGTCAGTGCCTACGTCCAAGGGCAATACGACCAAGCTGCCACCATTACTGATGGTCTCGTCACTACCCGGCCAGATGATCCAAATCTGCGTTTACTCCGGGGGCATATTTACTGTTGTCAGCAAGAATATGACGCGGCCCACGAAGAGTACCAGAGGGTTCTTACTCTAACGACAGATACAGAGTTAATTAGTTGCGCTAATGAAAGTCTTGCCAAAATTCAAGATATGGTCGCCTCCCAGCCCAGTCAGGATAGTGCAGAATCCGTCAATACCGGCAATGGCAATGGAAGTGCCCAATGGCAAGAGGACTCCCAGACTAGCATTCAAAGCGATTACACTGTTCTACAATCCAATATGCCCGCGGATTTAGACTTGGGCAGTCCCAGTCCTGCCGATCCTGAAAATGCCTTTGGCGACTCCCTTGAAGCCATCGATTCCGTAGGCGCAGATGTATCGGATCAGGAGTTGTTTAACTTTGATCCCCAAGCCCAATTTGATTCCACGACCGACCCCCCCACGGGAGATCCCTTTGCCCTAGGTCACCAAGATTTGGGAGATTTAGGAGATTTAGACAATCTGGGAAATTTTGGTGGTGCTGACCTTGGGGCAGAAATTTCCTTTGAGGACCCCTTTGGTGACCTTCCCGAACTCTCAGAAGAGATTGCCGTCACCGATCAATTTGACGATAATGACGATGATCTCACCATGGCCATGGATGCCTCTCCCCTAGGATCTCCAGAGTCCTCTCCACTGGACATGGGATCAGGTATGGGAGACGATGACCTCACTATAGCCATGGGTGAATCTCCCCTAGGGACTGATGCTCTATCCGCAGATTTTGAACTAGATAATCTGGAAATCAATGATCTAGAAATCAGTGATCAGGATCAAGGGCTATTTGACTTTGGCGGCCCTGAATCTGAAGCAGGTGCATCCCTTGACCTAGGATCGGCGATCGCTGAAACAGAGGTTTCCGAGGAAAGTTTTGCAGGCGATGCCCTCTTTACCTCTGAAACAGACCTCCTAGAAGAACTCCCTGAATCCGCAGATATCCTGGAAGCCACTCCCGCAGACATAAGTGATGGCATTAGTGATTTATTTGCCCAGGCCTCCGAGGAAGATCACGATCTTGATCCCGATTTTGGTGATGCTGCACTTTTTCCAGAGACCGTTGCAGCGGAAGAACCTCTGGCAGCGTATGGAGAAGCAGAGTATGGAGAGATAGACGAAGCCGAAAGCCTCTTCGACGACTTCGGTGGTAGTGACCACCCCGAGGCTGAAACTCCTCTACCCAACCTTGACTTTGAGGAAGCTGGCATTGTAGCTGAATCCTTGAGTCCTGAGCAGTTTGATCAAACCCTGATCATGGATGAGAATGATGCCACCATGGCCTTTGGAGCCAACTTTCCCGCCCCATCCCCCGATACCTTCTCTGTCCCCGAAGAAGATGAAGCAGCCCAAGCCCTCGCGGACTTACCCGAATTTGATGATCTAGATTTATCCAATGATAGTTTTGACTTCGATGGGGATGATGATCTCACCATTGCCAATCCCCAGGTGCAAAATTTTGACCCTGATACCCTGCACCAAGATGGTGGCACTGAAACCTTTGCCGTTTTACCTGGAGAACTAGGCGCGAGTGAAGGCCTAGCTGATCTGGACTTTAGTTTAGATGCCGACTCCCCCCTTGAACTAGAGCCTCCAGAGGTATCCCAGGAAGACCTAGCGGCGGAAATGAGTGCCTGGACCAACATTGCTGAGATGCCGGAGCCTATTGGCCAGGAAGCCTCAACCCTGGGAAGTGTAGTGAGCAAGCCGGCAAAATCGGCTGGGGGAGACGCTGCAAGTAGTCCTTCGCCAAGTGCCACCGGTCGTGATTCTAGTGCATCTGGTACAGGCCGCCCCTCTGCCCCATCCTCCTTGGGCAAACAAAATATGACAACGGCCGTCACCACCGGTGTGGTTTCAGCATTGGCAGCGGGTTTGGTTGGCTTTGGACTGAGTGAGCGGCCGCAAATGCCGCCGATTCTTTTAGCAGGTGCAGCGGCCGGATTGGCAGGGGGTGTGGCTAGTTTTGCCCTCGGCCAGCGAAACGTTGCCCGGATGAAGCGGTGTACCACCGACTTGCAAGCCCAGTGTAATGCCATTATTGGCGGGGATATGTCAGCCAAAGTTCCCGTTACCTCCGAGGATGAATTTGGCCAGCTAGCCAGTAGCTTTAACCAAATGACGGAGAGCATTCTCACCGTTACGGGGGATGCCCAGAAAAAAGCAGAAGAAAACGAGCGACAGCGGGATGATCTTCAGCGTCAGGTGATCCGACTGCTAGACGATGTGGAAGGGGCAGCCCGAGGCGACCTAACGGTTCAGGCAGAAGTAACCGCCGATGTCTTAGGGGCGGTAGCGGACTCCTTCAACTTGACGATTCATAACCTACGAACCATTGTGCAACAGGTGAAAGTTGCGGCTCGCCAGGTGAACCGAGGTGCGGCCGATAACGAAGCCTTTGCCCGTTCCCTATCCTCCGATGCCCTACGTCAAGCGGAAGAACTTGCAGTAACCCTCAACTCAATGCAGATGATGACCAACGCGATTCAGCGGGTTGCTGACAGTGCCAAGGAAGCCAATGATGTGGCTCGAAGTGCGTCGGAAACAGCCCTGAAAGGGGGTGAGGCGGTGGAGCGCACCGTGGCTGGTATTCTACAAATTCGGGAAACAGTGGCAGAAACCACTCGCAAGGTGAAACGTCTCGCTGAATCCTCCCAGGAAATTGCCAAGATTGTGGGTGTGATTTCCCAAATTGCCTCTCGAACCAACCTATTAGCCTTAAACGCCAGTATTGAGGCTGCCCGAGCCGGTGAATCAGGGCGGGGCTTCGCAGTGGTGGCGGATGAGGTGCGCCAACTGGCAGACCGGGCGGCTAAAGCTTCCAAGGAAATTGAGCAGATCGTTCTCCAAATTCAAAGTGAGACCGGGGCAGTGATGACAGCGATGGAGGAAGGTACCCAACAGGTTATTGACGGGACAAAACGGGCAGAACAGGCTAAACGCTCTCTGGAGGACATTATCCAGGTATCCTCGCAAATTGATACCTTGGTGCGATCGATTACAAATGCTACGGTAGAACAAACCGAAACAGCACGTTCGATGGCCCAGGTGATGCAATCGGTGGAATTGACAGCCCAAGCGACTTCCCAAGAAGCCCAACGAGTCTCTGACTCCTTGCAAGGCTTGGTATCCGTTGCCCGTGGTCTGCAAACATCGGTGGAAAAATTCCGCGTTGAACAAACTGAAGATCAGGGCTAA
- a CDS encoding chemotaxis protein CheW, with protein MFSSSDLLTGDQQMQGGQMDALKAPEGDLHILFSIPCGISLALPAIGVREVIALTPDRITPVPNTSPLLLGILNLRGQVIWVADTGQFLGDETPINTDRPEMVVIAIEDEEMIVGLAVDEVKGMEWLDSDTIRPSSNLNDKMAPFIRGEWVLDLEEEQTLKLLDPITILRSARWGA; from the coding sequence ATGTTCAGTAGTTCTGACTTACTTACTGGTGACCAACAAATGCAAGGGGGGCAGATGGATGCCCTCAAAGCTCCCGAAGGTGATCTGCATATTCTCTTTAGCATTCCCTGCGGTATTTCCCTGGCATTGCCGGCCATTGGGGTGCGGGAAGTCATTGCCCTAACGCCCGATCGCATTACCCCCGTACCCAATACATCCCCACTATTACTGGGCATCTTGAACCTTCGGGGTCAGGTCATCTGGGTTGCTGATACAGGGCAATTCCTGGGTGATGAAACCCCCATCAATACCGATCGCCCAGAAATGGTCGTGATTGCCATCGAAGATGAGGAGATGATCGTGGGTCTAGCGGTAGATGAGGTGAAAGGGATGGAATGGCTCGATAGTGATACCATCCGCCCCTCTAGTAATCTCAATGACAAAATGGCTCCCTTTATTCGGGGAGAATGGGTGCTTGATCTAGAGGAAGAGCAAACCCTCAAGCTGTTAGATCCGATCACGATTCTTCGTAGTGCCCGCTGGGGAGCTTAA
- the rsmH gene encoding 16S rRNA (cytosine(1402)-N(4))-methyltransferase RsmH, translating into MQKLPLSSSDFSHVPVLAEAVIEGLNLQPGGRYLDVTVGGGGHGGLILAAAPQSQLVAIDQDPVALAAAQSHLAAFGDRVEFVQGNFAEFDPGSVQFDGILADLGVSSPQFDAPERGFSFRHPAPLDMRMDPGQSLTAAELINHLGEKDLADLFYTYGEERFSRRIARRIVAQRPLHTTTELATIVCQSLARQPRQNIHPATRVFQALRIAVNRELEVLETFLAHSPDWLVPGGRLAIISFHSLEDRRVKHTWRSDPRLKVLMKKPIIPGMSEIEHNPRSRSAKLRLAERQSA; encoded by the coding sequence ATGCAAAAATTGCCGCTGTCTTCCTCTGATTTTTCCCATGTACCTGTCCTGGCCGAGGCGGTGATTGAGGGACTAAACCTTCAGCCCGGAGGACGTTATCTGGATGTCACCGTCGGCGGCGGAGGCCACGGTGGCTTGATTTTAGCCGCTGCACCCCAGAGTCAACTGGTGGCCATTGATCAGGATCCCGTGGCCCTTGCTGCCGCCCAGTCCCATTTAGCTGCCTTTGGCGATCGGGTGGAGTTTGTCCAGGGAAATTTTGCTGAATTTGACCCTGGATCAGTCCAATTTGATGGCATCTTGGCAGATCTAGGGGTGAGTTCTCCCCAGTTTGATGCCCCAGAGCGGGGATTTAGTTTTCGCCATCCGGCCCCCTTAGATATGCGGATGGATCCGGGCCAATCCCTCACTGCGGCTGAGTTGATCAACCATCTGGGCGAAAAAGACTTGGCGGATTTATTTTACACCTACGGAGAAGAACGCTTTTCCCGGCGCATTGCCCGCCGTATTGTGGCTCAACGGCCCCTGCACACCACCACGGAACTAGCCACTATCGTCTGCCAGAGTTTGGCCCGTCAACCCCGCCAAAACATTCATCCTGCGACACGGGTGTTTCAGGCCCTCCGCATCGCCGTCAATCGAGAACTCGAGGTCTTAGAAACCTTTTTGGCCCATTCCCCTGATTGGCTGGTTCCCGGTGGCCGTTTGGCGATCATTAGTTTCCATAGTCTTGAGGATCGGCGGGTGAAACATACCTGGCGCAGCGATCCCCGCCTCAAGGTACTCATGAAAAAGCCGATTATCCCTGGAATGTCGGAAATTGAACATAATCCGCGATCGCGATCAGCTAAACTCAGACTGGCTGAACGTCAATCTGCATAA
- a CDS encoding serine hydrolase, which produces MFRPLATLFSLVSLAVGVDVHGAEVARAQMDSSPTTHPVYVASQPREPITLARVKNALPQFETLVNDTLLRTQVPGLAIAIVYEDEVIYLQGFGVREVNQPEAVDIDTLFQLASVSKPIASTVMAALVSDGTIQWDDPIQRHDPNFAMNESFVSQSVTLRDMFSHRSGLPVYGGDRLEDIGFSQAEVIRRLRFLPLDNRFRATYAYTNFGLTAAAVAAAKSRGQSWEDLSRTRLYQPLGMTRTSSRHADFLADPNRVKNHRQRGDRWVVSPEQRNPDAQTPAGGVSSSIRDLAQWMRLQLNQGQFQGRQIMTADALAETHRPQMISQAPANPSQDRAGFYGLGWNVSYPTSDAVRLSHSGGFLLGAATVVVLVPQEKLGIAVLSNAAPIGVPEALAASFLDIVNEGQPQQDYVALFADLFKILFAPPYGEGRTYTPPDNALPAKPGDRYVGIYKNDYVGPIAVEKMNGDLTLYLGPNRMAFPLRHYSGNTFSYQPTGENAYGPSAVTFRFALESQPASHVTIENLDVYGQGTFARQP; this is translated from the coding sequence ATGTTTCGGCCCCTCGCGACCCTTTTTTCCCTGGTAAGTCTTGCAGTTGGTGTTGATGTGCATGGGGCTGAGGTTGCCCGGGCCCAGATGGATTCTAGTCCGACGACCCACCCGGTTTATGTGGCATCCCAGCCAAGGGAACCAATCACCTTAGCCAGGGTGAAGAATGCCCTACCTCAATTTGAAACCCTGGTTAACGACACCCTCCTCAGAACCCAGGTTCCGGGATTAGCCATTGCCATTGTCTATGAAGATGAGGTGATCTATCTCCAGGGCTTTGGGGTACGGGAGGTGAATCAACCGGAGGCGGTGGATATTGATACCCTCTTCCAGTTGGCCTCAGTGTCTAAACCCATTGCCTCAACGGTGATGGCGGCCCTCGTCAGTGATGGTACGATTCAGTGGGATGATCCAATTCAACGCCACGATCCCAATTTCGCGATGAATGAGTCCTTTGTCAGCCAGTCGGTAACGCTGCGGGATATGTTTAGCCATCGCAGTGGCCTCCCTGTCTACGGGGGCGATCGCCTTGAGGACATCGGCTTTAGCCAAGCAGAGGTGATTCGACGGTTGCGTTTTTTACCCCTAGACAATCGTTTTCGCGCAACCTATGCCTATACCAATTTTGGGTTAACGGCGGCGGCGGTGGCAGCGGCCAAGTCTAGGGGCCAATCCTGGGAAGACCTTTCAAGGACGCGGCTTTATCAACCCCTGGGCATGACTCGTACCAGTTCCCGCCATGCCGATTTTTTAGCCGACCCCAATCGAGTCAAAAATCATCGCCAACGGGGCGATCGCTGGGTGGTTTCCCCTGAACAACGGAATCCCGATGCCCAAACCCCAGCCGGTGGAGTCAGTTCGTCCATTCGAGATCTAGCCCAATGGATGCGGCTGCAATTGAATCAAGGGCAATTTCAAGGTCGCCAAATTATGACAGCGGATGCCCTCGCTGAAACCCATCGTCCCCAAATGATTAGTCAAGCTCCCGCAAACCCCAGTCAGGATCGGGCCGGTTTCTATGGCTTAGGCTGGAATGTTTCATACCCTACATCGGATGCAGTGCGACTCTCCCATTCTGGCGGATTTTTATTAGGTGCGGCCACGGTGGTCGTTCTCGTACCCCAGGAGAAATTGGGAATTGCGGTGTTGAGTAATGCCGCCCCCATTGGGGTTCCCGAAGCATTGGCTGCTAGCTTCCTGGATATTGTGAACGAGGGACAGCCCCAGCAGGATTATGTCGCCCTGTTTGCGGATCTGTTCAAAATATTATTTGCCCCTCCCTACGGCGAGGGTCGAACCTACACTCCACCTGACAATGCCTTACCGGCAAAACCGGGCGATCGCTACGTGGGCATTTACAAGAATGACTATGTTGGCCCCATTGCCGTGGAGAAAATGAATGGTGATCTCACCCTATACTTAGGCCCCAACCGTATGGCCTTTCCCCTGAGGCATTACAGTGGCAATACCTTTAGCTATCAACCCACCGGCGAAAATGCCTACGGCCCGAGTGCGGTGACGTTTCGTTTTGCCCTAGAGTCTCAGCCGGCCTCCCACGTTACCATTGAAAACTTGGATGTCTATGGCCAGGGAACCTTTGCCCGTCAACCGTAA